In the Euphorbia lathyris chromosome 5, ddEupLath1.1, whole genome shotgun sequence genome, one interval contains:
- the LOC136228730 gene encoding uncharacterized protein At5g48480 → MAQQEVQNGGSEKVAAEVTFTAVKPQLFVEAPKATEAVQFYKAAFGAVETSRATQTKRKAEQELPHIISSQLQLAGTTILVSDLADDSALVKTECSGFPLVLETESVEAAISKAVAAGAVAEGEIVEGDGLYAGAERVGKVKDPYGFVWVISSGAEKSGAGVEA, encoded by the exons ATGGCTCAGCAGGAAGTTCAGAACGGAGGCTCCGAGAAGGTAGCAGCGGAAGTTACTTTTACTGCTGTGAAGCCGCAGTTGTTTGTTGAGGCTCCCAAGGCAACTGAGGCGGTTCAGTTTTACAAGGCTGCTTTTGGTGCCGTGGAAACTAGCCGTGCTACTCAGACCAAGCGCAAGGCTGAACAGGAGCTCCCTCATATCATCTCTTCTCAGCTTCAGCTTGCCGGTACCACCattcttgtctctgatctcgcCGACGACTCTGCATT GGTGAAAACTGAATGTTCTGGATTCCCTCTTGTCTTGGAGACTGAGAGCGTTGAAGCTGCTATATCCAAGGCTGTAGCAGCAGGAGCTGTGGCCGAAGGTGAGATCGTTGAAGGCGATGGCCTGTACGCTGGTGCTGAGCGCGTGGGCAAGGTGAAGGATCCCTACGGCTTTGTCTGGGTGATTTCATCGGGAGCTGAAAAGTCCGGTGCTGGCGTGGAAGCTTAG